A genomic window from Passer domesticus isolate bPasDom1 chromosome Z, bPasDom1.hap1, whole genome shotgun sequence includes:
- the LOC135289496 gene encoding myogenesis-regulating glycosidase-like — protein sequence MDTRITHRAGKHGKFPKEDAKEGHLTENVAPVKPSKELRPMLGTILLGLMLFIAAVVAWCYYTVSLRKAERLKTELMDLRADGFVIRNQHGEVVFRLAFRSGSLDLESCSKEGEILSCSRSSRGPLNFFIQTVKPKDTVMCYRVRWEELAAGPAVEHTMFWEDAHWYGGSEMSIQHWPIRLAGYQEPVPYVTSDVYSFRDSFGGILERYWLSSKAAAIKINDSVPFHLGFNATQRALFFQARYKDSPYKPPPGQQPFPELSYCVCVGSDITSIHKYMVRRYFNKPSKIPAENAFRYPIWSTWALYKKDINQDNVLNFARDIKKYHFNCSHIEIDDMYTQTYGDFDFDPVKFPNVTEMFAKLREDGFKVTLWIHPFTHIDSPNYEVGIERQLFIKEPSGRLPAMVEWWNGIGAILDFTNPAARDWFQSHLRQLRHKYGISSFKFDAGETSYLPKQFSTFRPLSDPSIWSRRYTEMAIPFYELAEVRVGYQSQNISCFFRIIDRDSVWGYELGLKSLIPTVLTISMLGYPFVLPDMIGGNFLPNKTEGAVEIPNRELYVRWLELSAFMPSMQFSIPPWLYDKEVVEIAQKFTQLHESLVAPLLLELAGEVTDTGDPIIRPIWWISPRDEATHRIDSQFLIGDTLMVAPVLEMGKQERDVYLPAGKWRSYKGELFEKTPVLLTDYPVDLDEVAYFLWVS from the coding sequence ATGGACACTCGGATTACCCACCGCGCaggaaaacatggaaaattTCCAAAGGAGGATGCCAAAGAAGGGCACTTGACTGAAAATGTAGCACCAGTGAAGCCCTCCAAGGAGCTGAGGCCCATGCTGGGCACCATCTTGCTGGGCCTCATGCTGTTCATTGCTGCCGTGGTGGCCTGGTGCTACTACACGGTGTCCCTGAGGAAGGCGGAGCGGCTCAAGACGGAGCTGATGGACCTGCGGGCGGACGGCTTCGTCATCCGCAACCAGCACGGGGAGGTGGTGTTCCGGCTGGCCTTCCGCTCGGGCAGCCTGGACCTGGAGTCGTGCTCCAAGGAGGGCGAGATCCTGAGCTGCTCGCGCTCCAGCCGCGGGCCGCTCAACTTCTTCATCCAGACGGTGAAGCCCAAGGACACGGTGATGTGCTACCGCGTGCGCTGGGAGGAGCTGGCGGCCGGCCCGGCCGTGGAGCACACCATGTTCTGGGAGGACGCCCACTGGTACGGGGGCTCAGAGATGAGCATCCAGCACTGGCCCATCCGCCTGGCCGGCTACCAGGAGCCCGTGCCCTACGTGACCAGCGACGTCTACTCCTTCCGCGACAGCTTTGGCGGCATCCTCGAGCGCTACTGGCTCTCCTCCAAGGCGGCGGCCATCAAGATCAACGACTCCGTGCCCTTCCACCTGGGCTTCAACGCCACCCAGCGCGCCCTCTTCTTCCAGGCCCGCTACAAGGACTCGCCCTACAAGCCCCCGCCGGGCCAGCAGCCCTTCCCCGAGCTCAGCTACTGCGTCTGCGTGGGCTCCGACATCACCTCCATCCACAAGTACATGGTGCGCAGGTACTTCAACAAGCCCTCCAAGATCCCTGCTGAGAACGCCTTCCGATACCCCATATGGTCCACATGGGCCCTCTACAAAAAAGATATAAACCAGGATAATGTTCTGAATTTTGCAAGAGACATTAAGAAGTACCATTTTAACTGCAGCCACATTGAGATTGATGACATGTACACCCAGACCTATGGAGACTTTGATTTCGACCCTGTCAAGTTCCCCAATGTAACAGAGATGTTTGCAAAGCTGAGGGAAGACGGGTTTAAGGTCACTCTGTGGATTCATCCTTTTACACACATAGATTCACCCAATTATGAAGTGGGAATTGAGCGTCAGCTGTTCATCAAGGAGCCGTCGGGGCGGCTGCCGGCCATGGTGGAGTGGTGGAACGGCATTGGGGCCATCCTGGACTTTACCAACCCAGCAGCCCGTGACTGGTTCCAGAGCCACCTGCGCCAGCTCCGGCACAAGTACGGCATCTCATCCTTCAAGTTTGACGCGGGTGAGACCAGCTACCTGCCCAAGCAGTTCAGCACCTTCCGCCCGCTGTCGGACCCCAGCATCTGGTCCCGGCGCTACACGGAGATGGCCATCCCCTTCTACGAGCTGGCCGAGGTGCGGGTGGGCTACCAGTCACAGAACATCTCCTGCTTCTTCCGCATCATTGACCGCGACTCCGTCTGGGGCTACGAGCTCGGCCTCAAGTCCCTCATCCCCACCGTCCTCACCATCAGCATGCTGGGGTACCCATTTGTACTGCCAGATATGATTGGAGGAAACTTCCTCCCCAACAAGACGGAGGGGGCAGTGGAGATTCCCAACCGGGAGCTGTATGTGCGGTGGCTGGAGCTGTCGGCCTTCATGCCCTCCATGCAGTTCTCCATCCCGCCCTGGCTCTACGACAAGGAGGTGGTGGAGATCGCGCAGAAGTTCACGCAGCTCCACGAGTCCCTGgtggccccgctgctgctggagctggcggGGGAGGTCACCGACACGGGCGACCCCATCATCCGCCCCATCTGGTGGATCTCGCCCCGCGACGAGGCCACTCACCGCATCGACTCCCAGTTCCTCATTGGGGACACCCTCATGGTGGCTCCTGTGCTGGAGATGGGCAAGCAGGAGCGGGATGTCTACCTGCCCGCGGGCAAGTGGCGCAGCTACAAGGGGGAGCTGTTTGAGAAGaccccagtgctgctcaccGACTATCCTGTTGACCTGGACGAAGTTGCCTATTTCCTCTGGGTTTCCTAA
- the MYORG gene encoding myogenesis-regulating glycosidase: MYTFLPESFTPVKQKPSKELRPMLGAILLGLLLFIAAVVAWCYYTVSLRKAERLKTELMDLRADGFVIRNQHGEVVFRLAFRSGSLDLESCSKEGEILSCSRSSRGPLNFFIQTVKPKDTVMCYRVRWEELAAGPAVEHTMFWEDAHWYGGSEMSIQHWPIRLAGYQEPVPYVTSDVYSFRDSFGGILERYWLSSKAAAIKINDSVPFHLGFNATQRALFFQARYKDSPYKPPPGQQPFPELSYRVCVGSDITSIHKYMVRRYFNKPSKIPAENAFRYPIWSTWALYKNDIDQDKLLRFAEKIKKYHFNCSHIEIDDMYTQTYGDFDFDPVKFPNVTEMFAKLREDGFKVTLWTHPFINYNSSNFGVGIERQLFIKEPSGRLPAMVEWWNGIGAILDFTNPAARDWFQSHLRQLRHKYGISSFKFDAGETSYLPKQFSTFRPLSDPSIWSRRYTEMAIPFYELAEVRVGYQSQNISCFFRIIDRDSVWGYELGLKSLIPTVLTISMLGYPFISADMIGGNFFPNKTNGAVEIPNRELYVRWLELSAFMPSMQFSIPPWLYDKEVVEIAQKFTQLHESLVAPLLLELAGEVTDTGDPIIRPIWWISPRDEATHRIDSQFLIGDTLMVAPVLEMGKQERDVYLPAGKWRSYKGELFEKTPVLLTDYPVDLDEVAYFLWVS; the protein is encoded by the coding sequence ATGTACACCTTCCTGCCAGAGAGCTTCACACCAGTGAAGCAGAAGCCCTCCAAGGAGCTGAGGCCCATGCTGGGCGCCATCTTGCTGGGCCTcttgctgttcattgctgccGTGGTGGCCTGGTGCTACTACACGGTGTCCCTGAGGAAGGCGGAGCGGCTCAAGACGGAGCTGATGGACCTGCGGGCGGACGGCTTCGTCATCCGCAACCAGCACGGGGAGGTGGTGTTCCGGCTGGCCTTCCGCTCGGGCAGCCTGGACCTGGAGTCGTGCTCCAAGGAGGGCGAGATCCTGAGCTGCTCGCGCTCCAGCCGGGGCCCGCTCAACTTCTTCATCCAGACGGTGAAGCCCAAGGACACGGTGATGTGCTACCGCGTGCGCTGGGAGGAGCTGGCGGCCGGCCCGGCCGTGGAGCACACCATGTTCTGGGAGGACGCCCACTGGTACGGGGGCTCAGAGATGAGCATCCAGCACTGGCCCATCCGCCTGGCCGGCTACCAGGAGCCCGTGCCCTACGTGACCAGCGACGTCTACTCCTTCCGCGACAGCTTTGGCGGCATCCTCGAGCGCTACTGGCTCTCCTCCAAGGCGGCGGCCATCAAGATCAACGACTCCGTGCCCTTCCACCTGGGCTTCAACGCCACCCAGCGCGCCCTCTTCTTCCAGGCCCGCTACAAGGACTCGCCCTACAAGCCCCCGCCGGGCCAGCAGCCCTTCCCCGAGCTCAGCTACCGCGTCTGTGTGGGCTCCGACATCACCTCCATCCACAAGTACATGGTGCGCAGGTACTTCAACAAGCCCTCCAAGATCCCTGCTGAGAACGCCTTCCGATACCCCATATGGTCCACATGGGCCCTCTACAAGAATGATATCGACCAGGATAAACTCCTGCGGTTTGCTGAAAAGATCAAGAAGTACCATTTTAACTGCAGCCACATTGAGATTGATGACATGTACACCCAGACCTATGGAGACTTTGACTTTGACCCTGTCAAGTTCCCCAACGTAACAGAGATGTTTGCAAAGCTGAGGGAAGATGGGTTTAAGGTCACTCTGTGGACTCACCCTTTCATAAACTACAATTCCTCCAATTTTGGTGTGGGAATTGAGCGTCAGCTGTTCATCAAGGAGCCGTCGGGGCGGCTGCCGGCCATGGTGGAGTGGTGGAATGGCATTGGGGCCATCCTGGACTTTACCAACCCAGCAGCCCGTGACTGGTTCCAGAGCCACCTGCGCCAGCTCCGGCACAAGTACGGCATCTCATCCTTCAAGTTTGACGCGGGCGAGACCAGCTACCTGCCCAAGCAGTTCAGCACCTTCCGCCCGCTGTCGGACCCCAGCATCTGGTCCCGGCGCTACACGGAGATGGCCATCCCCTTCTACGAGCTGGCCGAGGTGCGGGTGGGCTACCAGTCACAGAACATCTCCTGCTTCTTCCGCATCATTGACCGTGACTCCGTCTGGGGCTACGAGCTCGGCCTCAAGTCCCTCATCCCCACCGTCCTCACCATCAGCATGCTGGGGTACCCCTTCATATCTGCTGACATGATAGGAggcaattttttccccaataaaaCCAATGGCGCGGTGGAGATTCCCAACCGGGAGCTGTACGTGCGGTGGCTGGAGCTGTCGGCCTTCATGCCCTCCATGCAGTTCTCCATCCCGCCCTGGCTCTACGACAAGGAGGTGGTGGAGATCGCGCAGAAGTTCACGCAGCTCCACGAGTCCCTGgtggccccgctgctgctggagctggcggGGGAGGTCACCGACACGGGCGACCCCATCATCCGTCCCATCTGGTGGATCTCGCCCCGCGACGAGGCCACTCACCGCATCGACTCCCAGTTCCTCATTGGGGACACCCTCATGGTGGCTCCTGTGCTGGAGATGGGCAAGCAGGAGCGGGATGTCTACCTGCCCGCGGGCAAGTGGCGCAGCTACAAGGGGGAGCTGTTTGAGAAGaccccagtgctgctcaccGACTATCCTGTTGACCTGGACGAAGTTGCCTATTTCCTCTGGGTTTCCTAA